A genomic stretch from Antarcticibacterium flavum includes:
- a CDS encoding alanine/glycine:cation symporter family protein, with protein sequence MATVDNFIAQFASFVWGLPLLILLIGGGFYLLIRSRFLPFRYLVHSLQVLRGKYDNPDDPGEISHFQALSTALAATVGMGNIAGVAVAIAIGGPGAIFWMWISAIIGMATKFFTCSLAVMYRGRDSAGEIQGGPMYVIMVGLGEKWKSLAVFFSIAGLVGALPVFNVNQLTQAVNFIILAPNGVETGFGTNLIIGLILVTITSVVIFGGLSRISKTVSKLVPSMVALYFVSVLIILFVNIDQVPYYFSLIFTDAFAANNFTGDSFLGGVLGGLIILGIRRGAFSNEAGIGTAPMAHGAAKTNEPIREGLVAMLGPAIDTLVVCTLTALAILVTGVWQSTDVNGVSLTASAFDASIPIFGNYLLMLCIAIFSISSLFSYSYYGTKCLSFLVGADKKHYYNYFYVISILVGATTSLSMMINLIDGFFALMAIPTMISTLILAPRVLKEATAYFARMKASRKVNS encoded by the coding sequence ATGGCCACAGTAGATAATTTCATTGCCCAGTTCGCTTCTTTTGTCTGGGGACTCCCTCTTTTAATATTACTTATTGGCGGAGGGTTTTACCTCCTTATAAGATCCAGATTCCTCCCTTTTAGATACCTCGTACACTCGCTGCAGGTTTTAAGAGGGAAATATGATAATCCCGATGATCCCGGGGAAATAAGCCATTTTCAGGCTCTTTCTACCGCTCTTGCTGCCACGGTTGGCATGGGGAATATTGCCGGGGTTGCAGTGGCAATAGCTATAGGGGGGCCGGGAGCGATATTCTGGATGTGGATTAGCGCAATTATTGGAATGGCCACCAAATTCTTCACCTGTAGCCTTGCAGTTATGTACAGGGGCCGGGATAGTGCAGGGGAGATACAGGGTGGTCCTATGTATGTTATAATGGTGGGGCTTGGTGAGAAGTGGAAATCGCTCGCCGTTTTCTTTAGCATTGCAGGGTTGGTTGGAGCATTGCCTGTTTTCAACGTAAACCAGCTTACGCAGGCAGTAAATTTTATAATCCTCGCACCAAATGGAGTGGAAACAGGCTTTGGAACCAATCTTATAATAGGTCTTATTTTAGTCACCATTACTTCTGTAGTGATCTTTGGAGGATTGAGCCGTATAAGTAAAACCGTTTCCAAATTGGTACCTTCAATGGTAGCCTTATACTTTGTCTCTGTTTTGATCATTCTTTTCGTGAATATTGACCAGGTACCATATTATTTTTCATTGATATTTACTGATGCCTTTGCAGCCAATAATTTTACAGGAGATTCATTTTTAGGTGGGGTCCTGGGAGGCCTTATAATTCTTGGAATTCGTCGTGGGGCTTTTTCCAATGAGGCCGGTATTGGAACGGCACCTATGGCACATGGGGCAGCCAAGACCAACGAGCCTATTCGTGAGGGGCTGGTAGCCATGCTAGGACCTGCAATAGACACACTTGTGGTATGTACCCTAACGGCGCTGGCCATCCTTGTGACCGGGGTGTGGCAGTCTACAGATGTGAATGGAGTGAGTCTTACAGCTTCAGCCTTTGATGCCTCAATTCCCATTTTCGGAAATTACCTGTTAATGCTGTGTATTGCCATCTTTAGCATTTCTTCCTTATTTTCTTACTCTTATTATGGAACAAAATGTCTCTCATTCCTGGTGGGGGCAGATAAGAAACATTATTACAATTACTTCTATGTAATAAGTATTCTGGTAGGTGCGACAACTTCACTAAGTATGATGATCAATCTTATAGATGGTTTCTTTGCGCTCATGGCGATACCTACAATGATCTCCACACTTATCCTGGCGCCCAGGGTGCTGAAAGAAGCAACAGCTTACTTTGCCAGGATGAAAGCTTCCAGAAAAGTCAATTCTTAG
- a CDS encoding response regulator transcription factor: MFKKVLVAEDMDSVNHAVGSVLDEFKIPLVAHAQYCDQAFLLAKKAILDNEPFDLLICDLSFKSDHRVEKITSGKELIEKIKLEDPNIKVIVNSIEDHPHTVKSLWETGYINAYVCKDRRGLSELKEAILQIKRGKSYNSPRIERSLKQENLITLDPFEVTMLKCVSQGLTQDEIREKFLEQNISPNSKSAIEKRLKELRENFNARTTPHLISIVKDLKLI, translated from the coding sequence ATGTTTAAAAAAGTCCTTGTAGCTGAAGATATGGATAGTGTGAACCACGCTGTAGGAAGTGTGCTTGATGAATTCAAAATTCCCCTCGTGGCACATGCCCAGTATTGTGACCAGGCTTTTCTCCTGGCCAAAAAGGCTATTCTGGACAATGAACCTTTTGATTTGCTTATTTGCGATCTATCTTTTAAAAGTGATCACAGGGTAGAGAAGATCACTTCAGGCAAGGAATTAATAGAAAAGATCAAACTCGAGGATCCCAATATAAAGGTCATTGTGAATTCAATAGAAGACCATCCTCATACCGTAAAGTCCCTGTGGGAGACCGGTTATATAAACGCCTATGTTTGCAAAGACCGGAGGGGATTGAGTGAACTCAAAGAAGCTATCCTCCAAATAAAAAGAGGCAAAAGTTATAATTCCCCAAGGATTGAAAGAAGCCTGAAACAAGAAAACCTTATTACTTTGGATCCTTTTGAGGTGACCATGTTAAAATGTGTATCCCAGGGACTTACCCAGGATGAGATACGGGAAAAATTTTTAGAACAAAACATATCACCTAACAGTAAGAGCGCCATTGAAAAAAGGCTCAAAGAACTGCGGGAAAATTTTAATGCCAGGACTACACCTCATTTAATAAGCATAGTTAAGGATCTTAAGCTTATTTAG